CGGGTGGTGCGTGAAGGTCTCGCCCGAGGGCAAAATGGAACCCTACGCTTGCGGCCTGCGATCGCCCAACGGCATCAACTTCGCGCCGGACGGCGAACTCTTTTACTGTGACAATCAGGGCGAGTGGTCGGTGACGAACAAGATGCACCACCTCAAAAAGGGCGCGTTCTACGGGCACCCGGCCGGGTTGCGGTGGGTGAAGGACTCGCCGTTCGCAGAGAAGATGCCGGAGAAGGTCGCGAGCGGGATGTGGTACGACGGGACGCAACCCTCGCAGAAGAAATGGAACGACCTCGGGCGCACGATCCCGTGGGTGCGCCCGGCCCCGGTGTACCCGGACCTGGACCCGCCGTGCATCTGGTTCCCCTACGGGCGCATGGGGAAGTCCGTCAGCGAACCGATCTGGGACACCACGGAGGGTAAGTTCGGCCCCTACGCGGGTCAGTGCTTCGTCGGGGACCAGACGAACGCCGTCGTAATGCGCGTGGCGCTGGAGCAAGTGAACGGCGTGTACCAGGGCGCGTGCTTCCCGTTCCGGAGCGGCTTGCAGTGCGGGGTGAACCGGCTGTGCTTCGCGCCGGACGGGAGCCTGTTCGCGGGGCAGACGAACCGCGGGTGGGGCTCGCTCGGCGGCAAGCCCTACGGCCTCCAGCGGATCACGTACACAGGCGTCGAACCGTGCGATATCCATCACATCAACCTGACGAAAGACGGCTTCGCGCTCACGTTCACCAAGCCGCTGGACCCGAAGACGCTCGGGCAACAGCCCGTGTCGGTGAGTTCGTACACCTACGCCTACAAGAGCGATTACGGCGGCCCGGAAGTGGACACCCGCGCCGAGAAGGTCGGCGCCGCCGTGCTCTCGAAGGACGGCAAGACGCTCACCGTTCCGGTGGGCGGGTTGAAAAAGGGCCGCGTGTACGAGTTCCGTCTCGACGGCCCGAAGTCCCGCGCCGGCGAACCCGTACTCCACCCGGAAGCGTACTACACGCTCAACGAACTGGTGAAGTAACCCCACCTCGCGCTTACAAAGGCATTCACAGGCTCGCGGCGCAGCCAACGAATCGCGTTGGCTGCGCCTGACGCCGTTCAGTTACCGCAACTCGTTACGTATGAACTCACTCAACCCGTTCGACCTCGCGTTCACCGACCCGGCGCACCCGTTCCACGTTCACCACATGGAGACGGCGCTGGCCGAGGCCGGCGCCGCCGCCCAGGAGGACGAGGTGCCGGTCGGGGCTGTCATCATTCACCCGGAACTGGGGGCGATCGGGCAGGCGCACAACATGCGCGAGCAACTCAAAGACCCGACCGCGCACGCGGAGATGATCGCGCTCACGCAGGCCGCCACCGCGCTCAAGTCGTGGCGGCTGGAAAAGTGCATCCTGTACGTCACGCTCGAACCGTGCCCGATGTGCGCGGGGGGGATCGTTCAGGCCCGGGTGCCGATGGTGGTGTACGGCTGCACCGACCCGAAGGCCGGGGCGTGCCACACGCTCTACCAGATTGCGAGCGACCCGCGGCTGAACCACCGGGCCGAGGTCGTCGGCGGCGTGCTCGCCGACCGGTGCTCCGCGCTTCTCACCGACTTCTTCCGCCGGAAGCGCGAGTTGGGCAAGAAGTGAGTGGCCCGCACAACCGGCGCCACCCGTACCAGTTCCGGATTCTTCGCCGGCCGTTCGAGCGGTTCCGCGCTCACGTTCGCGGTGGGGCGCTGTTAGACTAAAAGTTAAGTTTCGCGCCCGCCGCACCGGAGTCGCATCTATGTGGCATCGTCTCGCCGCGGTCGTCGGCCTCGCACTCGCGGCCGGCTCCGCTTCGGCTCAACAGAACAACGTGTACTCGAAAGCGATACCGCCGGAGAAGGCGGTACTCGACCGGTTGAACCTCCGCACCGAGTGGAGCGTGGTGGTCCCGGTCGAGGGCAACCGCGACACGCTCTCGCAGGTCCAAACGATCGGCGATCAGGTGTTTGTGCAGACGCGGACCGGGACGCTCGCCGCTATCGACGCGCTCACCGGGCGCGTACAGTGGACCGCGCAACTGGGGAACGGCACGTCTTGGACCGCGTACCCGGTCGCGGCCAACGCGAACTTCGTGTTCGCCGCCCACGTCACCAAACTGTACGCTTTTTACCGCTACACCGGGGTCACGGAGTTCGTGACGGAGCTCGGCACCACGCCGACCACCGGGCTGGTCGCGGACAACGAGGCCGTGTACTGCGTTCTGGGCACGCGCTCGGGGAGCGTGGGTTCGCACCGCATTGTGGTGTTCCAAACGCCCGCGCCGATTGTTGTGACCGCTCCGGCCCGGGGCGAGACCGACCCGCTCAAACAGGGCGCGGCGAAGACGGGTGCCAATCCGGTCGATGACCTGGTCGCCCGCTACGCTCCCGGCACGAACCCGGCGCAGTACGACACGTTCGATCAGCGGGTCGCATCGCGCACCGTGGGCGCCCCTGTGGGCGGGGGGGCCGGGACGAAGACCCCGTCGCTGAGCACGCTCCCGAGCGTTTCCCCGCCGTACTCGCTCGACAACCGGGCGCCGGCCCCGTCGCTCAACGTGGTTCCGTCACTGCGCCAGCCGTACCGCATCCAGAACGACTCGGGGCGGTACATTCAGCAGTCGGCGTCGCTGAGTACTATTCCGCCGTCCGTTGGCGCGGCCATGCGTCTGAGCGACCTGCGCCCGAAAGGGGTCGAACCCAAGTTGCGGTGGGAGTACGGGTTGTCCGCCCGCGTTCTGTACCCGCTGACACTCACCCCGACGCGGGTGTGGGGCGTGACCGACGACAACGGGATCTTCGCGCTCAG
This region of Gemmata massiliana genomic DNA includes:
- the tadA gene encoding tRNA adenosine(34) deaminase TadA; the encoded protein is MNSLNPFDLAFTDPAHPFHVHHMETALAEAGAAAQEDEVPVGAVIIHPELGAIGQAHNMREQLKDPTAHAEMIALTQAATALKSWRLEKCILYVTLEPCPMCAGGIVQARVPMVVYGCTDPKAGACHTLYQIASDPRLNHRAEVVGGVLADRCSALLTDFFRRKRELGKK
- a CDS encoding outer membrane protein assembly factor BamB family protein; the encoded protein is MWHRLAAVVGLALAAGSASAQQNNVYSKAIPPEKAVLDRLNLRTEWSVVVPVEGNRDTLSQVQTIGDQVFVQTRTGTLAAIDALTGRVQWTAQLGNGTSWTAYPVAANANFVFAAHVTKLYAFYRYTGVTEFVTELGTTPTTGLVADNEAVYCVLGTRSGSVGSHRIVVFQTPAPIVVTAPARGETDPLKQGAAKTGANPVDDLVARYAPGTNPAQYDTFDQRVASRTVGAPVGGGAGTKTPSLSTLPSVSPPYSLDNRAPAPSLNVVPSLRQPYRIQNDSGRYIQQSASLSTIPPSVGAAMRLSDLRPKGVEPKLRWEYGLSARVLYPLTLTPTRVWGVTDDNGIFALSKQRGRDERVVAEVSERLMSAMPAAPVASGTTHYIPFANGTLIAIDATGGNLSGGVSPRWRSDPGGLNNHSPFVTKTHLYAAGDNTGVVCLNRATGDIVWRSDNSADRVIGANEELVYIRDRQGRFLVYDAKRPTDPARQKSAPLGSANFSDFNINVVNTASDRVYLAADNGLIVCLRDAAAKYAKPVTIWPPPEVNRINVIGVDTQPGKGGMGNEPKKDTEPKKEPAPKSDSEPKKDPGAKSDSEPKKQ